The following coding sequences lie in one Cyanobacterium sp. Dongsha4 genomic window:
- a CDS encoding GNAT family N-acetyltransferase, with the protein MKYSAPTPLKPFHNITDFDCGQPLLNDWLREKAYENELKGASRTYVVCYNNKVIAYYSLATGSITRNIAHGSIRRNMPEPIPVMVLGRLAVDINYQGSGIGFGLVKDAVLRTLQASEIAGIRAILVHALDESAKQFYQNKCGFKVSPVNPLTLMVTLNEVKKRLNL; encoded by the coding sequence ATGAAATATAGCGCACCAACACCCTTAAAACCATTCCACAACATTACAGACTTTGATTGTGGGCAACCCTTGCTTAATGATTGGTTACGAGAAAAGGCTTATGAAAATGAGTTAAAGGGGGCTTCTCGTACTTATGTTGTTTGTTATAATAATAAAGTAATTGCTTATTATTCCTTAGCGACGGGAAGCATTACTAGAAATATTGCTCACGGAAGTATAAGAAGAAATATGCCTGAACCTATTCCAGTGATGGTTTTAGGAAGATTAGCAGTTGATATTAATTATCAAGGGAGTGGTATCGGCTTTGGTTTAGTCAAAGATGCGGTTTTGCGGACTTTACAAGCCTCAGAGATTGCAGGAATTAGAGCTATTTTAGTCCATGCTTTAGATGAATCGGCAAAACAATTTTATCAGAATAAATGTGGCTTTAAAGTTTCTCCCGTTAATCCTTTAACTCTAATGGTGACATTAAATGAGGTGAAAAAAAGACTTAATCTGTAG
- a CDS encoding HNH endonuclease, with protein sequence MCKLSIELVPQSCWFSNVRDHVDKKTWDILRKDTYKKAHYKCEICGGVGEKHPVECHEIWHYDDEKYIQKLIGLTALCPSCHQVKHIGLARVRGKEAEAKKHLANVNNWSNLEVEKYLTTVWSQWQKRSQNNWKLDLSWLEDNFNIKVTEKR encoded by the coding sequence ATGTGTAAATTATCGATCGAACTTGTGCCTCAAAGCTGTTGGTTTTCCAATGTCAGAGATCATGTCGATAAAAAAACATGGGATATACTCAGAAAAGATACCTATAAAAAAGCTCATTATAAATGCGAAATTTGTGGAGGAGTAGGAGAAAAACATCCCGTAGAATGCCACGAAATTTGGCACTATGATGATGAAAAATATATCCAAAAATTAATTGGTTTAACTGCTCTTTGTCCGAGTTGTCATCAAGTCAAACATATAGGATTAGCAAGAGTTAGAGGAAAAGAAGCAGAAGCAAAAAAACATTTAGCTAACGTTAATAATTGGTCAAATTTAGAGGTTGAAAAATATTTAACAACTGTTTGGAGTCAATGGCAAAAACGAAGCCAAAATAATTGGAAATTAGATCTTTCTTGGTTAGAAGATAATTTTAATATTAAAGTAACTGAAAAAAGATAA
- a CDS encoding 4-hydroxybenzoate solanesyltransferase, with product MVSSPELKSSSLVENIVKLLRWDKPAGRLILMIPALWALFLAGEGKPPLPLVGVVILGSLATSAAGCVINDLWDRNLDNQVERTKTRPLASRALSVKVGIVVFFISLACAAVLAFYLNALSFWLCVGAVPFIVCYPLAKRVFPVPQLVLSLAWGFAVLISWSAVTGNLNNNTWLLWGATVTWTMGFDTVYAMSDKEDDLKVGINSSAIFFDDLVGDAVGLFYALTAGLFAYIAMVNGFNLFFGVTWAIAVILWVGQYIQIRGINQDSINYGQIFSQNVWIGFILLLGIILGVR from the coding sequence ATGGTTTCTTCCCCTGAACTAAAATCATCATCTTTGGTGGAAAATATCGTTAAATTGTTGCGTTGGGATAAACCCGCAGGAAGACTTATTTTAATGATACCTGCATTGTGGGCTTTATTTTTAGCTGGAGAAGGAAAACCTCCTTTACCTTTAGTTGGGGTTGTTATTCTCGGCAGTTTAGCCACCAGTGCGGCCGGTTGTGTTATCAATGATTTATGGGATCGAAATCTTGATAATCAGGTGGAAAGAACTAAAACTCGCCCTCTTGCCTCCCGTGCGTTGTCGGTAAAAGTGGGAATAGTTGTCTTTTTTATTAGTTTAGCTTGTGCGGCGGTGTTAGCTTTTTATCTTAATGCCCTCAGTTTTTGGCTTTGCGTGGGGGCTGTACCTTTTATTGTCTGTTATCCTTTAGCCAAGAGGGTTTTTCCTGTGCCTCAATTGGTTTTATCCTTGGCGTGGGGATTTGCTGTATTAATCAGTTGGAGTGCGGTGACAGGGAATCTTAATAACAATACATGGTTGTTGTGGGGGGCAACGGTAACATGGACGATGGGGTTTGATACGGTATATGCTATGAGTGATAAAGAAGATGATCTAAAAGTGGGAATTAATTCTAGTGCCATCTTTTTTGATGATTTGGTCGGGGATGCAGTCGGCTTATTTTATGCTCTTACGGCTGGTTTATTTGCTTATATTGCTATGGTTAATGGTTTTAACCTCTTTTTTGGGGTGACATGGGCGATCGCAGTTATTTTATGGGTAGGGCAGTATATCCAAATTAGAGGCATTAATCAGGATTCGATTAATTATGGTCAAATTTTTAGTCAAAATGTCTGGATTGGCTTTATTTTACTGTTAGGAATTATTTTGGGGGTGAGATAA
- a CDS encoding nuclease-related domain-containing DEAD/DEAH box helicase: MAQLFPPLEQFPNLRQKPTEGESHLINFLVNNLDDSYEIYFQPFLNGDRPDIVLMRKNSGVMIIEVKDWHLRNYRLNQKKQWEVTKNGNDWYGIKSPIDQALAYKQNLYDLHIENLLEKNIREPKYWAIVTCAVYFHCETEEKINHFLTANFSQDNGYLNFLRHQVILGHDSLTKQNFNKILYKNYLSRTSKYFDDQLYSSFKRYLQPPYHTKEEGKELNYTDKQKELIVSQVGQKKAKGSAGSGKTCVLAKRAVNALKRIEKDYRTHKPIILILTYNITLINYIHDRISEVREDFYWGHFHIINYNDFITQELNNLGVKIDIPDDFDDWDSESRSRYFEENYYSNVRLFTSRIDTITENNYDYPVIFVDEIQDYKREWVEIIKKCYLQNNGEYVVFGDEKQNVYERKMEQDKKPYTGIGGGWNLLKTSFRLSSNIADLASQFQQTFFNQKYEVEKVEIDNQKIFSGQEHIEYLSMPIYSLEKVVNFIKAKTEEYCIHPNDISIQGSRVEFIRDIDYHLRKNNQLMTTIMSEYEEMYYRVLIKSCQDYVKKYYRQDTQDQKLMRLKNIFDQLLGLTYLFGESNNSKKIKDNTIDKMAILCCFGKKANILGIKRQLLNYLQVNEISENSYWQWFENISIVINNLKYHDLIKNRWINELNTIRKYKKRHFWMNTGNTKFSTIHSFKGWEVDTLFLLIEKESTDDTFMTDELIYTAITRCRNKLFIIDLDGTRYQNFFESFLSSTPKLSCINF, from the coding sequence ATGGCACAATTATTCCCTCCTTTAGAACAATTTCCAAATCTTCGTCAAAAACCAACGGAAGGGGAATCTCATTTAATCAATTTTTTAGTCAATAATTTAGATGATTCCTATGAGATATATTTTCAACCTTTTCTAAATGGCGATCGCCCCGATATTGTGTTGATGAGGAAAAATTCAGGAGTGATGATTATTGAGGTTAAAGATTGGCACTTAAGAAATTATAGACTTAATCAGAAAAAACAATGGGAAGTCACTAAAAATGGCAATGATTGGTATGGGATAAAATCCCCAATAGATCAGGCTTTAGCCTATAAACAAAACCTCTATGATTTACATATTGAGAATTTATTAGAAAAAAATATCAGAGAACCAAAATATTGGGCGATCGTCACTTGTGCAGTTTATTTTCATTGTGAAACAGAAGAAAAAATTAACCACTTTTTAACAGCTAATTTTTCCCAAGATAATGGATATTTAAACTTTTTACGACACCAAGTAATATTAGGGCATGATTCTTTAACAAAACAAAACTTCAATAAGATCTTATATAAAAATTATTTAAGTCGTACATCAAAATATTTTGATGATCAATTATACAGCAGTTTTAAACGTTATTTACAACCTCCTTATCACACAAAAGAAGAAGGAAAAGAATTAAATTATACTGACAAACAAAAAGAGTTAATTGTCAGTCAAGTAGGACAAAAAAAAGCTAAAGGCAGTGCTGGTTCAGGAAAAACTTGTGTTTTAGCAAAAAGGGCAGTAAATGCTTTAAAAAGAATTGAAAAAGATTATCGAACTCATAAACCAATAATTCTCATACTAACATATAACATAACTTTAATTAATTATATTCATGATCGGATCAGTGAAGTCAGAGAAGATTTTTATTGGGGTCATTTTCATATTATTAATTATAACGATTTTATAACTCAAGAGTTAAATAATTTAGGGGTAAAAATAGATATTCCTGATGATTTTGATGATTGGGATAGTGAATCTAGATCACGATATTTTGAAGAAAATTATTATAGTAATGTTAGATTGTTTACGAGTAGAATTGATACCATCACAGAAAATAACTATGACTATCCAGTAATTTTTGTTGATGAAATTCAAGATTATAAAAGAGAATGGGTAGAAATAATCAAAAAATGTTACCTACAAAATAATGGTGAATATGTAGTTTTTGGAGATGAAAAACAAAATGTTTATGAAAGAAAAATGGAACAGGATAAAAAACCCTATACAGGAATAGGTGGAGGATGGAATTTATTAAAAACATCTTTTCGTTTATCATCAAATATTGCTGATTTAGCTAGTCAATTTCAACAAACTTTTTTTAATCAAAAATATGAAGTAGAAAAAGTAGAGATTGATAATCAAAAAATATTTTCTGGACAAGAACATATTGAATATCTATCAATGCCAATATATTCTCTGGAAAAAGTAGTCAATTTTATCAAAGCCAAAACAGAAGAATATTGTATTCATCCTAACGATATTTCTATCCAAGGATCTAGAGTAGAATTTATAAGAGATATAGATTATCATCTCAGAAAAAATAATCAACTAATGACAACAATTATGTCTGAATATGAAGAAATGTACTATAGAGTTTTAATTAAATCTTGCCAAGATTATGTCAAAAAATATTATCGCCAAGATACTCAAGATCAAAAATTAATGAGACTCAAAAACATATTTGATCAGTTATTAGGATTAACTTATCTATTCGGTGAAAGCAATAATTCTAAAAAAATAAAAGACAATACAATAGATAAAATGGCTATTCTTTGTTGTTTTGGAAAAAAAGCTAATATTTTAGGAATTAAAAGACAATTGTTAAATTACTTACAAGTCAATGAAATATCAGAAAATTCTTATTGGCAGTGGTTTGAAAATATAAGTATTGTTATAAATAACTTAAAATATCATGATCTGATAAAAAATCGCTGGATTAATGAATTAAATACAATTAGGAAATATAAGAAAAGACATTTTTGGATGAATACTGGTAACACTAAATTCTCAACAATTCATAGTTTTAAAGGGTGGGAAGTTGATACCTTATTTTTATTAATTGAAAAAGAATCAACGGATGATACTTTTATGACAGATGAATTAATTTATACAGCAATTACTCGTTGTCGTAATAAATTATTTATTATAGATTTAGATGGTACTCGTTATCAGAATTTCTTTGAGTCTTTTTTATCCTCAACTCCAAAATTATCTTGTATTAATTTTTAA
- a CDS encoding alpha/beta fold hydrolase gives MNQKKVLMVHGITDTGKIFQSMGKVLEKYGYQTHTIDLIPSIGIADLRDLAQQLKQFINNNFHEQEKINLIGFSMGGLVTRYYLQRLDGIHKVNKYVSISAPNNGTNNAHLLPLKGIQQMRPNSEFLQDLNSDVKDILSKIETLIMWTPFDVMILPPKSSIMGVGKEVNFPVLIHRWMLEDERVFNAILNFLGNKS, from the coding sequence ATGAATCAAAAAAAAGTATTAATGGTTCACGGTATTACAGATACAGGAAAAATATTTCAATCTATGGGTAAAGTTCTGGAAAAATATGGTTATCAAACCCATACTATTGACCTAATTCCTAGTATTGGTATTGCCGATTTAAGAGATTTAGCACAACAACTGAAACAATTTATAAATAATAATTTTCATGAGCAAGAAAAAATAAACTTAATTGGTTTTAGCATGGGAGGATTAGTTACCAGATACTATTTACAGAGATTAGATGGTATTCATAAAGTTAATAAATATGTCAGTATTTCTGCTCCTAATAACGGCACAAATAACGCTCATCTTTTACCCTTAAAAGGTATTCAACAGATGCGTCCCAATAGTGAATTTTTACAAGACTTAAATAGTGATGTAAAAGATATATTAAGTAAGATTGAAACCCTAATTATGTGGACTCCTTTTGATGTTATGATTTTACCTCCTAAAAGCTCTATTATGGGAGTAGGAAAAGAGGTAAATTTCCCTGTATTAATTCATCGATGGATGCTGGAAGATGAAAGAGTTTTTAATGCAATCCTTAATTTCCTTGGCAATAAATCATAA
- a CDS encoding DUF1778 domain-containing protein, which yields MKVSKVEKNKRSETINLRIESSHKDLIDLAANVTGKTRSAFMLDAAYQKAQETLLDRRLFYLDEKQWETFNQLLETSPADNEQLSHLLNHKAPWE from the coding sequence ATGAAAGTTAGTAAAGTAGAAAAAAATAAACGCTCAGAAACCATTAATCTGAGAATTGAATCAAGTCACAAAGATTTAATCGACTTAGCCGCCAATGTCACAGGCAAAACTCGCAGTGCATTTATGTTAGATGCCGCCTATCAAAAAGCTCAAGAAACTTTACTCGACAGACGTTTATTTTATTTAGACGAAAAACAATGGGAAACCTTTAACCAACTTTTGGAGACTTCCCCCGCCGATAACGAACAATTATCTCATTTACTCAACCATAAAGCACCGTGGGAATGA
- a CDS encoding IS630 family transposase (programmed frameshift) yields the protein MKSYSIDLRQKIIDIQEKEKLSIRALATHFCVAKSFVQKIVKQYKQTGNISPRKRGGAQKPKVSPENLIILQEIMEQNNDCTLRELCSLLESKIGITVSTSTMDRLCKKLNFTVKKKTLYATEKHSDRVQLKRCEYWNEIREIKEEDLIFIDESGVNLALLRLYARSLKGKRARGEKSQKRGRNVSMLTALSLKEVVTSTNIYGAVDGLTFEAFIMRKLIPKLWKGACVVMDNGTIHLGEIIRKEIEKVGAKLVYLSPYSPDFSPIENFWSKVKEILKKISPRTNCELVEASDLAMSEVTQTDIHNWFTHCCYCTS from the exons ATGAAATCTTACTCGATCGATCTTAGGCAAAAGATTATTGATATTCAAGAAAAAGAAAAATTGTCTATTCGAGCATTAGCCACTCACTTTTGTGTTGCCAAAAGTTTTGTACAAAAAATTGTCAAACAATATAAACAGACAGGCAATATATCTCCTCGTAAAAGAGGAGGTGCCCAAAAACCAAAAGTGTCCCCTGAAAATTTGATAATTCTTCAAGAGATTATGGAACAAAATAATGATTGTACATTAAGGGAACTATGTTCCTTGTTAGAATCAAAAATAGGAATCACCGTTAGTACATCTACAATGGATAGACTTTGTAAGAAGTTAAATTTTACTGTTAA AAAAAAAACACTATATGCCACGGAAAAACATAGTGATAGAGTTCAATTAAAACGTTGTGAATATTGGAATGAAATCAGAGAAATAAAAGAAGAAGACCTAATATTTATAGATGAATCAGGAGTAAATTTAGCACTATTAAGATTATATGCTCGAAGTTTAAAAGGAAAAAGAGCAAGGGGAGAAAAGTCACAGAAAAGGGGAAGAAACGTTTCTATGTTAACTGCTTTATCATTAAAAGAAGTTGTCACTTCCACAAATATATATGGAGCGGTAGATGGATTAACTTTTGAAGCATTTATTATGAGAAAACTGATTCCAAAACTATGGAAAGGTGCTTGTGTAGTAATGGATAATGGGACAATTCATCTCGGGGAAATAATCAGAAAAGAAATAGAGAAAGTGGGAGCAAAATTAGTTTATCTATCACCATATTCACCGGATTTTTCTCCCATCGAAAATTTTTGGTCAAAGGTCAAAGAAATACTGAAAAAAATATCACCTCGAACAAATTGTGAGTTGGTGGAAGCGAGCGATTTAGCAATGAGTGAAGTAACACAAACAGATATTCATAATTGGTTTACTCATTGTTGTTACTGTACCTCATAA
- a CDS encoding EAL domain-containing protein, translating into MNEPVELKHIIHITYGDIRQRIVLSNEIYSIGRHSSNKIVIHHPTISRFHCTILPVKYKGENQQTLFWIIDGDLKGNRSSNGIFINGNKSLSHELISGDFIKIGGNEVEVFYEIFNEENGDYLSISEANISSTNLSNIVINPKYSKVSSSQTTVTEENQEQEEKFIREILFTFHHNHNHIKAPYIHINKEGKIIHFNSFFKEVFPDFNRNSYPNPFVDNLQGIVKSSSNNFCIREIKHQNKYYTQYAYYQQEQDIIESYIFCFEDRYTLEKNLQENEEKYRAVVRQISEGIILVDPISKQIIEANQAYCSLIGYSNEEILTLKIYDVLATDPEVHDSIIRKVQKNRLNLVQESIHRHRNRHFIDVEANISSIYYGAKEYICYAVRDITERKMAQEMLCYQACHDLLTQLGNRNLFNEQLYKAIARSQRYKSRLAVIFIDLDRFKYINDTLGHDIGDRFLQEVAIKIKNCLRSADIIARWGGDEFTILLSEIKNPQDATIVAKRIFNSLKQPIIISEYQLYCHLSMGIAIYPQDGENPENLLKNADIALYRSKDSGGNQYQYYNPSMNKRNTELLHLETNLYQAIRESQLCLYYQPQININTGKVTGMEALIRWQHPDLGMVSPEQFIPIAEETGFINSIGEWVLFTACKQNKKWQQSGLAPLKIAVNLSPRQCQPNLVTSLKQILKETKLEPEYLELEITETSIIVHPELTKEILEELTEIGISITMDDFGSGYSSVGYLKKFPFQKIKIDQSFVRDLKNEPSELAIISAVITLGKGFNLQVVAEGVENQEQAYLLKNLQCDTMQGYFFSYPLPVDDATKFIQSVANEGIFLP; encoded by the coding sequence ATGAATGAACCAGTAGAACTAAAACATATAATACATATTACTTATGGAGATATAAGACAAAGAATTGTATTGAGCAATGAAATATATTCTATTGGTCGTCATTCTAGTAATAAAATTGTTATTCATCATCCAACAATATCTCGGTTTCATTGTACAATATTACCAGTTAAATATAAGGGAGAAAATCAACAAACTCTTTTTTGGATTATTGATGGTGATTTAAAAGGAAATCGTAGTTCTAATGGTATTTTTATTAATGGTAACAAGTCTTTGTCTCATGAATTAATATCAGGAGATTTCATTAAAATTGGTGGAAATGAAGTTGAAGTTTTTTATGAAATTTTTAACGAAGAAAATGGTGATTATCTATCTATTTCAGAGGCAAATATATCCTCTACCAATTTATCCAATATAGTCATCAATCCTAAATATTCTAAAGTATCTTCTTCACAAACTACTGTTACGGAAGAAAATCAAGAGCAAGAGGAAAAGTTTATCAGAGAAATTTTATTTACTTTTCATCATAATCATAATCATATTAAAGCCCCTTATATTCACATAAATAAAGAGGGTAAAATCATTCACTTTAACTCATTTTTCAAAGAAGTTTTTCCCGATTTTAACCGTAATAGTTATCCCAATCCTTTTGTCGATAATTTACAGGGGATTGTGAAATCAAGTAGTAATAATTTTTGTATTCGAGAAATTAAGCACCAAAATAAATATTATACTCAGTATGCTTATTATCAGCAGGAGCAAGATATTATTGAAAGCTATATTTTTTGTTTTGAAGATAGATATACGTTAGAAAAAAACCTGCAAGAAAATGAGGAAAAATATCGTGCAGTAGTCAGGCAAATATCTGAGGGTATAATCTTAGTTGATCCTATTTCTAAACAAATTATTGAAGCAAATCAGGCTTATTGTAGTCTAATTGGTTATAGCAACGAGGAAATTTTAACCTTAAAGATTTATGATGTTTTAGCTACCGATCCAGAAGTTCATGATAGCATAATCCGTAAAGTTCAGAAAAATCGCCTTAATTTAGTTCAAGAGTCCATTCATCGTCATCGCAATCGTCATTTCATTGATGTTGAGGCAAATATTAGCAGTATCTATTATGGTGCAAAAGAATATATATGTTATGCAGTTCGAGATATTACAGAAAGAAAAATGGCACAGGAGATGTTATGTTATCAAGCCTGTCATGATTTACTTACACAGCTAGGGAATCGAAATCTATTTAATGAACAACTCTATAAAGCGATCGCACGTTCTCAGAGGTACAAAAGTAGATTAGCTGTAATATTTATTGACTTAGATCGTTTCAAATATATTAATGATACTTTAGGTCATGATATAGGCGATCGCTTCTTACAAGAAGTAGCCATAAAAATTAAAAACTGTCTCAGGAGTGCGGATATAATTGCCCGTTGGGGAGGGGATGAATTCACCATACTGTTATCAGAAATAAAAAATCCCCAAGATGCCACTATTGTCGCTAAAAGGATATTTAATAGCCTTAAACAACCGATAATTATTTCCGAATATCAACTATACTGCCATTTAAGTATGGGTATCGCTATTTATCCTCAAGACGGTGAAAACCCAGAAAACTTACTCAAAAATGCCGATATAGCCTTATATCGCAGTAAAGACAGTGGGGGGAATCAATATCAGTATTATAATCCCTCCATGAACAAAAGAAATACAGAATTATTACACCTTGAAACAAACCTTTATCAAGCCATAAGAGAAAGCCAACTTTGCTTATACTATCAACCGCAGATAAATATTAATACAGGCAAAGTAACAGGAATGGAAGCCTTAATTCGTTGGCAACACCCCGATTTAGGAATGGTATCACCAGAGCAATTTATACCTATTGCCGAAGAAACAGGATTTATTAATAGTATTGGAGAATGGGTTTTATTTACAGCTTGTAAACAGAACAAAAAATGGCAACAATCAGGTTTAGCACCCCTTAAAATAGCTGTTAATTTATCTCCCAGACAATGTCAACCAAACTTAGTCACATCACTCAAACAAATTCTTAAAGAAACAAAATTAGAGCCAGAATATTTAGAGCTAGAAATAACAGAAACAAGTATTATTGTTCATCCAGAATTAACCAAAGAAATTTTAGAAGAATTGACAGAAATAGGTATTTCTATTACTATGGATGATTTTGGCTCTGGTTATTCTTCAGTCGGTTATTTAAAAAAATTTCCTTTTCAAAAAATAAAAATAGACCAGAGTTTTGTTAGAGATTTAAAAAATGAACCTAGTGAATTAGCCATTATTTCGGCAGTGATAACTCTAGGAAAAGGCTTCAATTTACAAGTGGTAGCAGAAGGAGTAGAAAATCAAGAACAAGCCTACCTACTTAAAAATCTACAATGTGACACCATGCAAGGTTATTTTTTCAGTTATCCTTTACCAGTAGATGATGCAACAAAATTTATTCAATCTGTTGCCAATGAGGGAATTTTCCTACCATAA
- a CDS encoding CHAT domain-containing protein, which translates to MGNAIPDLLPKIGKKLKINELVENYLEGIEELIIIPHIYLHLIPFSAIPINEKETLGDRFLIRYAPSCQILEFCANRPELGENLTYGTVENATEDLPCASFDGEQIAQLYQIPEHLRLQGSEQATVKNYRQLMEQIQVLHSSHHAQSRLGRVCKMVK; encoded by the coding sequence GTGGGAAACGCTATACCTGATTTACTACCAAAAATTGGAAAAAAATTAAAAATAAACGAACTTGTTGAAAACTATCTTGAAGGAATTGAAGAATTAATTATTATTCCTCATATTTATCTACATTTAATTCCCTTTAGTGCCATCCCAATTAATGAAAAAGAAACCTTGGGCGATCGCTTCTTAATTCGTTATGCCCCCAGTTGCCAGATATTAGAATTTTGTGCTAATCGACCAGAATTAGGGGAAAATCTCACCTATGGTACTGTGGAAAATGCCACAGAAGACTTACCCTGTGCTAGTTTTGACGGAGAACAAATAGCTCAACTTTACCAAATCCCAGAACATTTAAGGTTACAAGGAAGCGAACAAGCTACCGTCAAAAATTATCGGCAATTGATGGAGCAAATACAAGTATTGCATTCCAGTCACCACGCCCAATCCAGATTAGGGCGTGTCTGCAAAATGGTAAAATGA